One Bombina bombina isolate aBomBom1 chromosome 5, aBomBom1.pri, whole genome shotgun sequence DNA segment encodes these proteins:
- the LOC128660063 gene encoding gastrula zinc finger protein XlCGF8.2DB, which yields MSAKLSKTNDYCKKLRTPQKSLQENGEVRQSEKQAANNKNKTNVQQIDQQLSCKVNPMKKKLCSNTEGKQDNGIVKSPPVMKKAVTCFACTECGKQFKQKGNLTSHERIHTGVKPFTCIDCGRSFADQGYLQTHRRIHTGEKPFNCKECGKRFKRSVHLVNHKTIHTGEKPYKCTECGKMFRLKWNLIAHQRIHTGEKPFACTECGKSFRYKGDLLIHNQIHTGEKPFGCSECDKSFKRNGDLVSHLRTHTGEKPFTCAECGKRYKQKKDLKFHEISHIGTKPFECKECGKCFTQKRNLKTHEMIHITPE from the coding sequence ATGAGTGCTAAACTAAGTAAAACGAATGACTATTGTAAAAAATTGCGTACACCCCAAAAGTCACTGCAAGAAAATGGTGAGGTACGACAATCTGAAAAACAGGCGGCAAACAATAAAAACAAGACAAATGTTCAACAGATAGACCAACAgttgtcttgtaaagtaaatccAATGAAGAAGAAATTGTGTAGCAATACAGAAGGTAAACAAGACAATGGTATTGTCAAATCTCCCCCAGTGATGAAAAAAGCTGTGACATGTTTTGCTTGTACAGAATGTGGTAAACAGTTTAAACAAAAAGGTAATCTCACATCTCATGAAAGAATACACACAGGGGTGAAACCATTCACATGTATAGACTGTGGAAGAAGCTTCGCAGACCAGGGATATCTTCAAACGCACAGACGGATTCACACTGGGGAAAAACCTTTTAACTGTAAAGAATGTGGGAAAAGGTTTAAACGATCTGTACATCTTGTTAATCACAAAACGATTCACACAGGAGAGAAGCCCTACAAATGTACTGAATGCGGAAAAATGTTTCGGCTTAAGTGGAATCTCATTGCCCATCaacggattcacacaggagaaaaaccatttgcatgtacagagtgtggaaaaagtttcagATACAAAGGAGATCTCTTGATCCATAACCAaattcacacaggggagaaaccatttGGATGTTCTGAATGTGATAAAAGCTTTAAACGAAACGGAGATCTTGTATCCCACCTACGGactcacacaggggagaaaccattcACATGTGCAGAATGTGGGAAACGCTACAAACAGAAGAAAGATTTGAAATTCCATGAAATTAGCCACATAGGCACAAAACCTTTTGAGTGcaaagagtgtgggaaatgttttacacaaaagaggaaTCTCAAAACTCATGAAATGATCCACATAACACCTGAATAG